TCTCAAGCCCAGAGTCCCAAAACCCACCCACCCTCCTTAATCAATCCATAATCCCACTCTTAATCATTATACACTAGGACTCAAAGTTAGTTACCCNNNNNNNNNNNNNNNNNNNNNNNNNNNNNNNNNNNNNNNNNNNNNNNNNNNNNNNNNNNNNNNNNNNNNNNNNNNNNNNNNNNNNNNNNNNNNNNNNNNNCTtccgatttttctttttttttaatatattttttttaattaaaaaaaaacattttttttaattaaaaaaaattaatatatgtgccacgtgtcgacgtctgattggtccacgtgtcagtttaacggtcaactaacggtcaactaacggatggactaatttagtcacttatcaaaaccacagggacctcctgtgataaaaatgaaaccccaaggagaaaaaaataaaattgtgaaaccctagggactaatttagtatttaaccctaataataaTCACGCTCCCATGTCTTTGGCTCCCGCACATACTCTCTGCTTTCGACGCAAAtcataattagtaaaattttaaaacacaaTTCCATGCCGTAATTACTATTTGTagcaaaaattgtattttttcaagGTACAGCTACGTGGTACGAGGGGAGCCTATGGCTATTGCCTATCACTTAATGACCTTTCTTTGCTCAACATTATTTCTTATACGTTCAAAGTCCACTGTGCGAAATATTCAATGTTCAAACGCATAAAGACATTGGCAATTTTGCCAAGGTGCCCTCCCTTTTGACTTATTTGTACAAGCACCCGCCCATATTTAATtttgtgattgttcatatttccAGCTACTTCTAATCCttctaagaaattttttttaaaaaaaaaatacttgactTGTACAAATTAAAGTGATCATTCATGTTCGCATGTTGGGTTTTAAATTGTGTCGAAggatgagtataaaattatatgagtTAACTTAAACCtaacccttttaattaagttggtTAGAACCATCAACCTTGATAAGACTCATCTAAATAAGTATATAACATGACTCACATAATCCTTTTAATGAACATATATCTTAATTATTGATCatgaaaatgcaattttaaacaaaaataatgacGTAATAATTTACAATTATTGAACATGTAAAAGGATTAACTAGGACGGGACCAAGAGtgagtttatttgaaaaaagtgttttgatttgacataaatatataagtagttttaagtattttgtgtttaaaattgtttcttaatgttttttttttgttttaatgaatgtgaaaataattttaagtattttgtatttaaatttatttgttaatatatatatatatatatatatttttgttaaaaagccAAAATCACCACCCACCTAAGAGTATTATCAAAtgaatcattttaaaaaaaatttgtctcaaactttagggttttaattttttaatggtaatttttttttaaaaaaaaattaattaattcatacgGGTTATGCGGGTGACTCGTGTGTTAAGCATGTTGAAGTGAAATTGAATCATTTATTAATCGGGTCTAATCAAGTTGACTTGAATTGTATTGTACTAAATTCCAAcctattaattttgtttttagttaatATTGAATTCACAAATcaatatcaaaaattgtcaaacactatatatatgattacaatttGCAGTTAGCTTTAACTCCATTGAAATGCTGTactattaattaagttatatagGTCATGAATTTTCTAGTTTTCATCTTCAACGTCAAAACCATGTTTCAAATCTCACTTCATTATTGCTATTTCATGCCAATAatactcagaaaaaaaaaaaacaaaggcatCCCAATAATGAATGCATATATAAAACACTGAAAAGTTTATTATTGATTGAGAGTTTGAGACTGAGTGAAGAATTGCATGACATAGTTAGTCCAGATTTTTTAAAGGACTAAaatatgtttgttttgttttgtttgtttgttaagtAATCGAAGGAAAAAAGATAGTAGAAAAGATGTTAATAAGCGTAAGTTCCAACAAATACCTTTGTGGCATGGAGTACTCACTTGGCTTAACCATTTTTGTTGCTTAACAAATTCCACATGAGTGGATTTGGAccaagaaaaagtaaaaatgtttggtgTACAGTACATCGGGTACCTTTTTGTCATCTACTCTACTCTACTCTAGTCTactctttttagtttttagaatAGATCCAGTAGCTTTGAGAACTAATTAAACAAGGATAGTCGTGGCAGGGAGGTGtgttttttttacatatttaccttcattttattaaatttccaagaagagagaaaaatataaaaaacgaaaccaaatatatatagatatataattttCATTCCTCGGACGAAATCGTGAAATCTCTTCCTTGTCTACTTTTTAACCCTTCCCTTCCTATCAAACGGATCCAAAGAAGAAACGTAGAGATCGAGACCCCACTACCACTCGGCATTAAAGCGCGAGTCGAAGAATGATCAAGTTGGAAGAAAAATGTAGATGGAAAGAGAAAGTATTAATTActttgtttatatattatatatatatatatatgagtatgagttgattccaaaaaaaattaatcaacaaCCCGTctacgtgttttttttttgtttttttaacaatccTTGGCCGGGcccactcccactcccactcccactcTCCTACGCAAAGATTTTACCTATTCTTTCACGCATCTCTCTCATGgcccaaaacaaattaaacaccTGTCTCTCTCGATCCCCTCTGCTTAAAGTCGTCCATCATCAACTTGCTCAAGTTCTAAGAGTTTCCAACGAATTGTAAAATGAAAGCAGATCCCACCAAGTGCATGTTCTCTCAAAACATACTTGTTGAGAGTGAGTGAAGGTTGAGCTCAAGATTTAGTGGTAATGGGGGGCCATTTCGAAgtccaaaaaaacactttgaaATAAAAAGAGCCATCCGTCCAATCCAGGTGCACGAATGAAGCCTACTCCATCAAGTTCAACCACTCCCAGATAATGCAGATGCAGATTCcgttgaaaatgttttgattgTTCATGCTTGTGCTTCCCAACGGCTCCGACATCAACAATCAGACCATTAGTCTTCATTCAATTCATGTTCGTGTTTCCAATTTGTTTTCGTGTTAAGCACAAGTATAaggatttatttaattaaatgatcgagttaaatttatcaattataattcattaattttgttttggatttATATCAGGTTTGTAAGTCATGTAAAAGTATAGGtctaagactatataagttaaccTTGAATTTAACTTATGAGCTACATGTATTGTACTTTTTTTAACAGTTCAGctttaattttgagtttttatgAGAACAAATTTGGACtatttaaaaactatattacATGTgctgtctgttttttttttttttggcacttaAGCCAAACCtgtcaattataattttatcaatttagttaaacaaattaaactttTTAGTTAAGAcaaactaattttatattaaattcatataTTCGGAAGTGTCAGTGTTAAAAATTGTGACTCTTACCATTGACACGGAGGCACCTACATTGTTATTAGGATTCTTTTTCCTGGTTAGTAGACACTAGACAGGCCTTAAAATTAAAGGGCATTTGATCATTACAGCTAAAacacaattaaataaattagaaaaaaaaaacacacacacacaaataaagACAAGCTGTATAAAACAAAGAGGGGGAGTAAAAAGGAGCATTAATTTGTCAAACCCAATTACTCAAACGTGGATAATGAGGAGGAGCAGCAGCAGCATATATTTGACAATTAAGGGAGATAATAACCAACGGGTTGGTGCAGTAATTAAGTAGTAACCGCGAAAGCGATGTGACGGTTAGATGTCGGGATCGGGTGGGTCCCGCCACACTCGTAGGGCTAAGATGGAGGGTTATATACTTATTCCAATTCACTTACGTAAAGGAGGAGAGAGGAGGGGCCACGTGTACGGACTTAAATATGTTGTCCGACCCTTTTTTCCTCGTCAATGACGCCACGTTTACGTTGCAGCAGTTTGCAGTTTGGCAAAgatcttttatcttttgtacTCTGGATCTCACTTCTTACTTCTCAAGCCCAGAGTCCCAAAACCCACCCACCCTCCTTAATCAATCCATAATCCCACTCTTAATCATTATACACTAGGACTCAAAGTTAGTTACCCCGGCATAACAACTATTTAATTcactccccctttttttttcttttttttctttttttcttttttcttttttcttttctgagcaAATGATTGCTATTCATGCCTTTCCATACGGAAAtctgttcatatttctagtCTTTGACAAGACCTGTAATTATCTGTTTATGTGTGTATCTATATAATATGGGGCAAATAATGAcgaaaaaagaaatccaatcgATGGTGATGTGGATCGAAATAAGATTTGACCACTGTGCATGCATCACcgcttgttcttttttttttctttggcaatTTAAAGACATCGTGGACAAAGGCAGTGCAGATATGGATGTAAGTCATTATCAAGGGTTTGTGCTTAACGTGATGGTGCTGCCCTTTCCCATACGAAACATCAAAACTGCACCTAGCAATAGCATTTGGGCAGCTGACAATAACATGTCAACTCCACAAaaccattttcaatttttctttgcCCTAACGAATATACTTACTCTAAAATAACAAGAGTTAGGGAGAGGGGTGAAATAAAACAGCACGCAGCGTGCATGACATGccagtgcaaaattttttttttttttaattaaaaataaataaataaataaaaatttgtactgCCGTGCATGGCACACCGCGTGTTGTGTATCGCGGTCCGAGGGAGAGTGGCACCTCCTTTGATGATGCCATGTCTTCATAAATTGAGTTAAATCCCTCAATCAGGAAAATTATCCCAGTTTTGATTTTGACCCAAGGAAGCATCTCCTTGGAATATTATATTTGCTAAGCCCATATATTCTTTGCCTCAGAAATGCTGCCTTTGCTTTCACTATTTTAGCACCTGGAGAAGGATCATGTCATTGTCTCATAACATGATAACACCTTTAGGAATCCAAAAGCAGTGACCCTCCACGATCGAATAGGGAAAATGAGTAGCAGCCTGGCCTATTTTCCCAAGCTTGAGAATGCTCTCGTACACCCTATTAACTAATCTGGCTAAATTGAATAGGACGAGATTGTGTGTTGTCATTCAACGCCATACATCTCTTCATTATTGCCAAAAGGGTGAATTTCTCAGCATCTTCTGCACTGAGATTAAGCCTTGTCCTTGGGCTGGTGATGGCCTCGATACAATCCACAATGGAATAAAATCTGCGACTATGAGCCATTgcacaagtttttttttgataagtaaaaatttattatttagtttttgagCCATTGCACAAGTTATTTGGCAATCCTACAGCATAATTCTGCCTGCTCTCTCTCGTTTCACATGAGCCCAACAACAATTATTgaacttggtttttttttttttttttcaagcataTTCAGGAGGGAGGCTCATGTCAATTGTTTACTAATGGAGACATGACTCATCAGGAATGGCATCCAAGCTCGCAATGGGAAACTTGGTTCAACAGCGACTGGTTTGTAATTTCTAACCCCAACACCATTATTTTGCATCTAGCTCTCGTCTATGGCGACAAAACCTGGTTCAACAAGAACTCTCAATTGAATTCTGGAAATATAATGGACAGGCGAAGCATGCAGCTAGTCAGAATTCCTAATGATTTAAAGAGCTCACAAATAGAGTTCTCTAGTGTACGGGCACACAAGAGGCTCCAGGTTCACACTAAGTTCCTCACTGCCATCTTATATCCTTGAAGGAGTCGTATCTCTCCAAAGATGTTTTAGAAACCTATCTAGACATGTGCTAAACAAAGAGCACATCACCAAACAATTCTACAACCAGGAGTTAAAATGGAAATGAAATCATGAAAGATGTCGGCAATTTGAGACTCTAATGGGGAATTAAATTGCAATTATGCACCTTGAAACTGATAAGCAAACTGTTGAGAGAATTCTCTCTAAATGTCATAATACTGTATTATAATTTGTCCTTTTAAGACCAATTTCATAAGCGCAGCTCGTGATAAAATTATCAAAGAGTCATTGAAATATGACACAAAAGGAGTCAGATGCATCAAAACCTTCATAGAATATCACCAAGTATACATGGCTACGAATGATTACTTAAAATGAAGTGAACACGGACTCCTATTCATAAATTGTGCAAAAATCATCGTAGTTTGTATGAACTGACCAATTGCTGGACTTTTGAAGAGCTTGAGGTCCCACAATTCAGAATCGGAAGAAGTTCAATAATCAATGACGCAAGAGAACAATATGATGACATAAAGAAATTGCTTTGCAACTTGGCACCTAGAATGCAAAGCTCCTATTTCAACATTCGCATTGTTTTACATTACATCTATGATAATCTAATCTCTCAAGTGTTGTTTCTTAATATCAGGTAAATGAGGCAGACAAGTAAAAGATGTACTGCTAATCaacatgattaatttttttttttttttccagacaACAATGAGGAGAAACACCCAACTGAAAACAAAAGCATTCAATATCTATAACATCCCTACTAGAAGAAGACATCTAATGGCATCTCTTAAAAGAGGAATAAGAAGAAATGTAGCATTTGGATAGAGTTAACAATCCCAACGAGCAATACTAAGCATACCAAGTCATATTTTCTGAGGAGACCAGAGGAATAGTTGGATCAGAAGGGCTTCTCGTACTCCTGTGGTGGTGGCTGCTCCCAGGCTGGCAAAAAGCCTACAGTATGAACATTAAGGGATCAGAAGCAAAGCAGAAAACTTCTTTggcaaaataaaaatcatatttactACTCATATAACAATGGCAAGTAACATAAATTTAGTAAAAGCAATATATAACAAAGTTTAAATGGCTGGCATTCCCTATAGTAAGACTCCATAACCTGATGGTCTATCATAAATGAAATATAAACTTgcagaaaataatataaaggtACAGGAGTCTATCCAAGTTGTACAAATTTGCAAATTATTCTATGGACCTGCTTCATCTGAAAAATTGAAATGCACAAAGCTGAAACGGGTGTCCCCAACCTGTCTGTCCTAACACCCCCAGCCATGCTAACCAGCtaaattttacataaaataacTTCCAGGTCTACCACTTACATAGCACATGTTGTAATTTAAGATCCTTTCCACTTTAACTCTTTCAAAGTCAATCCTCAAGGAAGTCACTTAGAAGTTCTTACAGGCAATCAATTTGTTATGACAAATGTTAATAACCTTCAGCTTACGTCATAAATCAGTGGAAAATCAAAATCCGAAAGTGCTTCATGACTATTAAACCCACAAGAAGAACCTTCAAATACTTCATTTGAAGTTTTAAAAGGCTTatcttgtcttttctttttgttcttaggACATGTCTGTCAAAATGTTGAACAAACAAAGCTTCACTTTAGTAAAATTGTCTTCATAAAGAGGGtgcatttcaatttcatttatcACATTGCGATGGTTGGAATTGTTTGACTACTTCCTCTATGGATCCTTCTACATTGGCTTGCAATCGTCAAATCTTATTAATAACACCTCTGAGTCTCTGACCATGCTTTCTCAGTAGAAGTCATGAAGACCGATTGAGGTCTTGCCATGAAGAAAATTGCAAGAATTGAACCTTGCTTCGATGCCAATTTGATGCAGGCCGAGACATGCCAAAGGTGGTTAAACTCAAAGGATTCAGCCAAAAGAAACAGAATAGTCCTGGGTTGCCACCAACCAGGAGTAGCGGATGCCACTCAGTGTTACTAATAGTGGGTGCAACTCAACGAGCAAGCCAcacaattaatttttaggaGAAATTGTTTTAACTCCAAGAGCCAGAGagcttgcaaatttttttcagaTTCAAAAACTCTCTTTATCTTCATACTTCTTATTGATATTTATAGGGGTTTGCAAAGCATGTCCTATAATAAATGTCAACttccaaaacaaaattcaacTTTCTATGTAGTCTAAATACATTCCCAAGACACACCTTACTAAGCAACATCAATACTAGACAAATTCCTATACACTCCTTAagtcacaaaataataaaaaatcatttgatTAATGACTAATTATCACTAATACCAGAAGATTTAATGAGATCACTCACATCTGGATCAACAAAATACCCAAAAAGCTATTTTGGCTGGCCTTGTAtcaaaaatttctcaaaaagagACAAAATCTGGCTCAACAAAATGACTCAAGATTTTTTGAGCTGCTATAGTGCTCAACAAATTTGCTAAGTAGTGTAACCCAACAAATCCTTAActgtattaataaaaaaatgcaatctAGTTTACTCTCTTCATTAGGAATAGGGAAAgtagataaataatattttaagtgGAAAAGTGAAAGTGGGAACTAAGTGCTTTGAAAAAgtggatagttaaaatagaaaaatgctatCATTTAGCTAAACATTTGTTGAGTCGGATGTGAGTTCTCTTAATATCAATTACTAGAGATCAGAATCTTCAATTTATTCAAAGAACTTGGTTGCCATTTCTCACCACCCATGCATCTGCATTAATGAAAGACAACATATTTCCTTGAAACCTTTAGCATCCATTTGGATCTCAGAAAGAACAAGGGACGGGaatgaaaaacaattaaaatgcCTATGGCAGACTTTCAAACATCTTTCCCTTTTGTCTCCAAGATCCAACTGTAGCCCCTGCAGATAGGTATCACTTTTTAACAGAAAAAATTTCTGCCAAAAGAGCACGCAACTATGTTCCACTACACCTCAATATTCATTTAATGCATAAAATGCTTTAGTACAATTATTAATATGACATCCTAACATCACCTCAGGTAGATCAACAATAGAAACTCTAGatttataagaaaacaaacCATGAAATTAAATATCTGGCATACTTAATGGTATTTCTCCCAGGGACATATATATGGAATCATCATCGGCAAGAGACCCCTGAAACAACCAATGAAAGAACATAAGTTGTCAATCAATGTGGTTTAAGTCAGACCGTATGACTATGCATTAGAATATAAACCATATAACCACAAACCCACCAAGCGGGGACAGTTATAATAAGATCATAAGTGCAGAAATATGCGGGCAAACGATCAAGCTGCCAGACAAAGATGTTTTACATCTGTAACCTATCATCAGCAGTTAGTGGTGGAGTGTACCTCTCCATTAGGAAGGCTCATCTCGTTATGCATTGAACTAATGCCCCCTGGTACTGAAGAACAATTCGGAAAATCACTTCCGAGCAACTCTGAGAACATAAGGCCATAACCATCCTGAACGTCAGAAATATCATTGGTATTCTGCACATTGTTAGAAAAGCCCTCAAGGCCTGTATACACGGTCTCCGTCCTGCACATTTTCAAAGACCACCAAATCAATAAGAGAAAAGTagtagagaaaaataaagaatttatgAGAACTATCAGCTCCGGTAAGCACCCTGCTTAAGAACAATACGGAAAGGCAAACTAAAAACTATGCTAGGGGCAAGTCTGcaatactttttatttaaattgatcaATGTAATTAACATCCTCATGAAAGAGCATACAGATAAAGAAACTTACTTTCTCTCTGCATTATGGAAGGCCTTATCTTCTTGGATAGAATCATTTTCTAAATCAATAACTTCAATCTCTTTGGCATCAGTGACATGTCTACCATATTCACCGGACATCTTGGAGTTACCCATTGACAAGTCAACATCAACCGGTGCTGCTTCTTTTCTGTTTCTGGAAATAGATTGATAAATATGGATCGGATCATTATCATGATTCTCATTTGTATCAGAAGCTCCCATGAGATTCAGGTCACAGATTTTAAATGAACTTGGAAAAAGCAGTTTCTGTTGTGCACACTCAACACGTTGTTCACCCCCAGCTTTAGGGAACTGAGAATCATTCCCCAAGCTTTTATGATCAACAGCCACAACCATGATGTCACCAGATGAAGCAATGTCTACCTGTGAGCTCTCTTTCCTTTCACTTGAGTTAGAAAGGTGGAGAAACTCATCAGCCTTCGTTACTTGAGAGGGAATCcattctcttgattttttggTTCCCTCCCTCGTATCAGTATCTTCTAGAGCTCGTTTTTCACCTCTGTCATTAACAATGGAGCTGCAGCTTGCAAAACCAGGCAGTCCCTGACTTGATTCTTGCTCATTGTCATGCAAAGGAACTCTCTCTGGGAAAGATTGAGTTACAAAGTCACCCTGCTCAATATCATCTGCAGAATCTAATTCGACCACATTTTCAGCAGATGGCACAAACCGAGCTTTAGAAACTTCAGATTCAAGACACTTTGAAGCATGAATATTATTGGACAGTTCATCACCCAGGGAGGCATTAAGAGAGGCATCTTCCACTAATATTTCAGATCCTCTTTGAGGCTGCATATCAGAAGCTTTTACCTCCTCGGTCTTTGGAACTGGGTCAGCCTTTGAGCCCCTATGTGCCAATGAAGAGCGAGTTCTGGTGGGCACCTTGGCAAATTTGCAGAATGTTAGTAAATCGGTGCTATTCTTGCCAGAGGGATTGCCCTCCAAAACACTATCCTGAATGGTTAAGTCTTGTTTGGCACTCTGTTTGTCAGTTTCCTCACTAGTATTGCCATCCTTCACCTCTCCAATTCCTGCATTTGTGTTCTTTAAATCATCAGAAATCCTGGTCAATTCCCCATTAGTCTCATTGTGGAGATCTTTCCCAGCACTAGAAGAACTTGCTTTCGAAACCATATCATCATCTTGGAACTGATACTTGTCTAATTCAGATTCTGAGTCACCTGCGTCCTCACTTTTTGATGCCATTTCACTTGGACTGGACATCTGCATCCCATCAGTGACATCTTTACCAAATTGCTGCTCCTCCTCGTGGTAGTGTCCAAAAGCAGCACCATCAACCTCAACGTCAGCGGAAGACCTCGGTCTATCAGACCACGAGCCACTCCTCCTGTAGTCTCGGCCATAATCCGAGCTATAACTTCGAAATGGTGCTCCTCTTCTCCTTCCTTTGGAATTAAAATCATCAGAAAACCTTCTCCTACCCGACCCTGAGCCAGCATCAGAAGCAGCATTCCCCAAACGGGCAAGGGCAGATGGTCGACCCTCT
This genomic interval from Corylus avellana chromosome ca3, CavTom2PMs-1.0 contains the following:
- the LOC132173695 gene encoding uncharacterized protein At4g26450 isoform X2 yields the protein MHARHRSPGNGYRSNSVGMGVAASRISPEGSAIRGHGFYGSSEFRNLSRGFGRGQGHPKSFQPPQPPPPPRKGDIFIEAGRLAAEYLVSQGLLPPSALSVKWQNGSLKKQLGEFQEFRPQEGDHLHLPPEGRPSALARLGNAASDAGSGSGRRRFSDDFNSKGRRRGAPFRSYSSDYGRDYRRSGSWSDRPRSSADVEVDGAAFGHYHEEEQQFGKDVTDGMQMSSPSEMASKSEDAGDSESELDKYQFQDDDMVSKASSSSAGKDLHNETNGELTRISDDLKNTNAGIGEVKDGNTSEETDKQSAKQDLTIQDSVLEGNPSGKNSTDLLTFCKFAKVPTRTRSSLAHRGSKADPVPKTEEVKASDMQPQRGSEILVEDASLNASLGDELSNNIHASKCLESEVSKARFVPSAENVVELDSADDIEQGDFVTQSFPERVPLHDNEQESSQGLPGFASCSSIVNDRGEKRALEDTDTREGTKKSREWIPSQVTKADEFLHLSNSSERKESSQVDIASSGDIMVVAVDHKSLGNDSQFPKAGGEQRVECAQQKLLFPSSFKICDLNLMGASDTNENHDNDPIHIYQSISRNRKEAAPVDVDLSMGNSKMSGEYGRHVTDAKEIEVIDLENDSIQEDKAFHNAERKTETVYTGLEGFSNNVQNTNDISDVQDGYGLMFSELLGSDFPNCSSVPGGISSMHNEMSLPNGEGSLADDDSIYMSLGEIPLSMPDI
- the LOC132173695 gene encoding uncharacterized protein At4g26450 isoform X1, which produces MHARHRSPGNGYRSNSVGMGVAASRISPEGSAIRGHGFYGSSEFRNLSRGFGRGQGHPKSFQPPQPPPPPRKGDIFIEAGRLAAEYLVSQGLLPPSALSVKWQNGSLKKQLGEFQEFRPQEGDHLHLPPEGRPSALARLGNAASDAGSGSGRRRFSDDFNSKGRRRGAPFRSYSSDYGRDYRRSGSWSDRPRSSADVEVDGAAFGHYHEEEQQFGKDVTDGMQMSSPSEMASKSEDAGDSESELDKYQFQDDDMVSKASSSSAGKDLHNETNGELTRISDDLKNTNAGIGEVKDGNTSEETDKQSAKQDLTIQDSVLEGNPSGKNSTDLLTFCKFAKVPTRTRSSLAHRGSKADPVPKTEEVKASDMQPQRGSEILVEDASLNASLGDELSNNIHASKCLESEVSKARFVPSAENVVELDSADDIEQGDFVTQSFPERVPLHDNEQESSQGLPGFASCSSIVNDRGEKRALEDTDTREGTKKSREWIPSQVTKADEFLHLSNSSERKESSQVDIASSGDIMVVAVDHKSLGNDSQFPKAGGEQRVECAQQKLLFPSSFKICDLNLMGASDTNENHDNDPIHIYQSISRNRKEAAPVDVDLSMGNSKMSGEYGRHVTDAKEIEVIDLENDSIQEDKAFHNAERKTETVYTGLEGFSNNVQNTNDISDVQDGYGLMFSELLGSDFPNCSSVPGGISSMHNEMSLPNGEGSLADDDSIYMSLGEIPLSFLPAWEQPPPQEYEKPF